One segment of Natronosalvus halobius DNA contains the following:
- a CDS encoding Lrp/AsnC family transcriptional regulator: MSEREVLELLRENARYDTADIARMTDLDEDEVADAIEALEVAGIVRGYRAVVDWDRLEDERVRAEVELNVTLDRETGYDDIAERLARFPQVKALRLISGDYDFDMEVEGDSIREVSRFISEKVAPVPEITQTVTHYVMASYKENGIELGDGEDDDRLSVSP; the protein is encoded by the coding sequence ATGAGCGAACGCGAGGTCCTCGAGTTGCTTCGTGAGAACGCGCGGTACGACACGGCCGACATCGCGCGAATGACCGACCTCGACGAGGACGAGGTAGCCGACGCCATCGAGGCGCTCGAGGTCGCCGGAATCGTTCGGGGCTACCGGGCCGTCGTCGACTGGGACCGCCTCGAGGACGAACGCGTTCGTGCCGAGGTCGAACTCAACGTCACCCTCGACCGCGAGACGGGCTACGACGACATCGCCGAGCGACTCGCTCGCTTCCCGCAGGTGAAAGCACTCCGACTGATCAGCGGTGACTACGACTTCGACATGGAGGTCGAGGGCGACTCGATCCGCGAGGTCTCCCGGTTCATCAGCGAGAAGGTCGCCCCCGTCCCCGAAATCACCCAGACGGTCACCCACTACGTGATGGCCTCCTACAAGGAGAACGGGATCGAACTCGGGGACGGCGAGGACGACGACCGACTCTCCGTGTCGCCATGA
- the serB gene encoding phosphoserine phosphatase SerB yields the protein MRETIVAFDFDGTLSDSEMTVLLGDRLGVADEMAEITERAMNDEIGYAESLRSRAALLESLERVEVEAAYANVVLREGAADLIRDLNEAGVTTAILTGGFQRGVEAALERDGTRVDHVVSNRLPLDEAGEALTGDVEGPLVEGTKDDALATLADTVDVPLESTVAVGDGANDLPMLRVAGLAIGFDPKPAVEPHCDVVVTSMDGVRSELRKAGILE from the coding sequence ATGCGCGAAACGATCGTTGCGTTCGACTTCGACGGCACCCTTTCGGACTCGGAGATGACCGTCCTGCTGGGGGATCGACTCGGCGTCGCCGACGAGATGGCCGAGATCACCGAGCGAGCGATGAACGACGAGATCGGCTACGCCGAGAGCCTGCGCTCGCGGGCGGCCCTGCTCGAGTCTCTCGAGCGCGTCGAGGTCGAGGCCGCGTACGCGAACGTAGTCCTCCGCGAGGGGGCAGCGGACCTGATACGGGACCTGAACGAGGCGGGGGTCACGACGGCGATTCTCACTGGTGGCTTCCAGCGCGGCGTCGAAGCGGCGCTCGAGCGCGACGGCACGAGGGTCGATCACGTCGTATCGAACCGATTGCCGCTCGACGAGGCTGGCGAGGCGCTGACCGGCGACGTCGAGGGGCCGCTCGTCGAGGGGACGAAAGACGACGCGCTTGCCACTCTCGCCGACACCGTCGATGTGCCCCTCGAGTCGACGGTCGCGGTCGGCGACGGTGCGAACGACCTGCCGATGCTTCGGGTGGCCGGTCTCGCCATCGGCTTCGATCCCAAGCCAGCCGTCGAACCCCACTGTGACGTCGTCGTGACGTCCATGGACGGTGTTCGATCAGAACTTCGTAAGGCGGGCATACTCGAGTGA
- a CDS encoding universal stress protein produces the protein MHVLLGLDGSDESVKTLDTTIERVDEVGDDLLVAVLDKPEADRTAEEMHDLAQERLVAAGIDAEIRTLEGDPGSSLVDLAEREAVDQLVIGGGTRSPMGKVRLGPITEFVLLNATMTVKLVR, from the coding sequence ATGCACGTCCTGTTGGGACTCGACGGAAGCGACGAGTCGGTGAAGACGCTCGATACGACAATCGAGCGCGTCGACGAGGTGGGCGACGACCTGCTCGTCGCCGTCCTCGACAAGCCGGAGGCGGACCGAACGGCCGAGGAGATGCACGATCTGGCCCAGGAACGACTCGTGGCGGCGGGGATCGACGCCGAAATCCGGACGCTCGAGGGCGATCCCGGCAGTTCGCTGGTCGACCTGGCCGAGCGTGAGGCCGTCGATCAGCTGGTGATCGGTGGCGGAACCAGGAGCCCGATGGGGAAAGTTCGCCTCGGGCCGATCACCGAGTTCGTCCTGTTGAACGCGACGATGACCGTCAAACTCGTTCGATAA
- the ltaE gene encoding low-specificity L-threonine aldolase has translation MIDLRSDTVTKPGDTMRDAAHEADVGDDVYGEDPTVNELEERAADLVGKEAALYVPTGTMGNQIAVREHTERGQEVLADRESHVVKWELGGMAQHAAVQVRMVDGERGVPSADQVEAGYVAEDLHRPGTGLLCLENTHNARGGLAIEPVRIAEAADAARERDVAVHLDGARVFNAATALDVDVTDITQHVDSVMFCLSKGLGAPVGSMLAGDADFVERARRTRKLFGGGMRQVGIIAGPGLQALENVDDLEADHDNARLLAAGLDDVAGLSTPEPETNIVVVDVGGTGLDVESVLERLREHDVLATAFGPTTIRFCTHRDVSREDIERAVEQVAGALV, from the coding sequence ATGATCGATTTGCGCTCGGACACGGTCACGAAACCCGGCGACACGATGCGCGACGCCGCCCACGAAGCCGACGTGGGCGACGACGTCTACGGCGAAGACCCCACAGTGAACGAACTCGAGGAGCGCGCCGCCGACCTCGTGGGCAAGGAGGCGGCCCTCTACGTACCGACGGGGACGATGGGCAACCAGATCGCCGTCCGCGAACACACCGAGCGTGGCCAGGAGGTACTCGCCGACCGAGAGAGCCACGTCGTCAAGTGGGAACTCGGCGGGATGGCCCAGCACGCCGCCGTCCAGGTGCGGATGGTCGACGGCGAGCGCGGCGTTCCGTCCGCCGACCAGGTCGAAGCGGGCTACGTCGCGGAGGACCTCCACCGCCCCGGAACCGGGTTGCTCTGTCTCGAGAACACTCACAACGCGCGCGGGGGGCTGGCGATCGAACCAGTCCGGATCGCCGAGGCCGCCGACGCCGCTCGCGAGCGCGACGTAGCGGTTCACCTCGACGGTGCGCGCGTGTTCAACGCCGCGACAGCCCTCGACGTCGACGTCACCGACATCACTCAGCACGTCGACTCTGTGATGTTCTGTCTCTCCAAGGGGCTCGGCGCACCCGTTGGATCGATGCTCGCGGGCGACGCCGACTTCGTCGAGCGTGCGCGCCGAACGCGAAAACTCTTCGGCGGCGGGATGCGCCAGGTGGGGATCATTGCGGGCCCCGGCCTGCAGGCTCTCGAGAACGTCGACGACCTCGAGGCCGACCACGACAACGCACGGCTTCTGGCAGCAGGCCTGGACGACGTCGCGGGCCTGTCGACTCCCGAACCGGAGACCAACATCGTCGTCGTCGACGTCGGTGGAACGGGATTGGACGTCGAGAGCGTTCTCGAGCGCCTGCGCGAGCACGACGTCCTGGCGACCGCGTTCGGGCCGACGACGATTCGGTTCTGTACTCATCGAGACGTGTCGCGCGAGGACATCGAGCGAGCGGTCGAGCAGGTTGCTGGAGCGCTCGTCTAG
- a CDS encoding aminopeptidase gives MDPRIREHAQIIADHSVDLTPGDNVIIDAHPVAEDLVVALHEVVGDAGANPLTTSKRAGKRQHRAFLRAAADGDGDDPEFDTPSHELALIENTDVYIAIRADDNATETSDVDPEVSAAYSQAYRPVQDERLSKRWCLTQFPAPANAQLAEMSRDGYENFVWDAVNKDWDAVREHQQQMVEILDPAEEVHIVSGDTTDVTMSVAGNTTLNDYGEHNLPGGEVFTAPVPDSVQGEVLFDMPLYHQGREITDAYLEFENGEVVSHAAEKNENLLTEVLETDDGARRLGELGIGMNRDIDRFTYNMLFDEKMGDTVHMAVGRAYDETVGEGNEANDSAVHVDMIVDMSEESFIEVDGEVVQKNGTFRFEDGFEA, from the coding sequence ATGGATCCGCGAATCCGCGAGCACGCACAGATCATCGCCGACCACTCCGTGGACCTCACGCCCGGCGACAACGTCATTATCGACGCCCACCCCGTCGCGGAGGACCTGGTCGTCGCCCTCCACGAGGTCGTTGGCGACGCCGGCGCGAACCCGCTCACGACGAGCAAGCGGGCAGGCAAACGTCAGCACCGGGCGTTTCTTCGTGCGGCGGCAGACGGCGACGGTGACGACCCCGAGTTCGACACCCCATCACACGAACTCGCACTGATCGAGAATACGGACGTCTACATCGCGATCCGCGCGGACGACAACGCGACCGAGACAAGCGACGTCGATCCCGAGGTCAGCGCGGCCTACTCACAGGCCTACCGCCCCGTCCAGGACGAGCGCCTCTCGAAGCGGTGGTGTCTCACGCAGTTCCCCGCGCCCGCGAACGCGCAACTGGCCGAGATGTCACGCGACGGCTACGAGAACTTCGTCTGGGACGCCGTCAACAAAGACTGGGACGCCGTGCGCGAACACCAGCAACAGATGGTCGAGATTCTCGACCCAGCCGAGGAGGTACACATCGTCAGCGGCGACACGACGGACGTGACGATGAGCGTCGCCGGGAACACGACGCTCAACGACTACGGCGAGCACAACCTCCCCGGCGGCGAGGTATTCACCGCGCCCGTTCCCGACAGCGTCCAGGGCGAGGTGCTCTTCGACATGCCGCTGTACCACCAGGGCAGAGAAATCACCGACGCCTATCTCGAGTTCGAGAACGGCGAGGTCGTCTCCCACGCGGCCGAAAAGAACGAGAATCTGCTGACGGAAGTGCTCGAGACGGACGACGGTGCCCGTCGGCTTGGCGAACTCGGCATCGGTATGAATCGCGACATCGACCGCTTCACCTACAATATGCTGTTCGATGAGAAGATGGGCGATACGGTTCACATGGCGGTCGGTCGCGCCTACGACGAGACGGTCGGCGAGGGTAACGAGGCGAACGACTCTGCGGTCCACGTCGACATGATCGTCGACATGAGTGAGGAGTCGTTCATCGAAGTGGATGGCGAGGTTGTTCAGAAAAACGGGACGTTCCGATTCGAGGACGGCTTCGAGGCGTGA
- the gnd gene encoding phosphogluconate dehydrogenase (NAD(+)-dependent, decarboxylating) gives MQLGVVGLGRMGRIVVDRVLAAGHDVVAFDLDEDAIDAAAAAGASPADSIDDLCDQLGDDKRIWLMVPAGAPVDASLETLEPRLEAADVVVDGGNSNFQDTLRRAEACPAAYLDCGTSGGPAGAELGFSLMVGGPEWAYDELVPAFDAVATGPDGHARMGPSGSGHYVKMVHNGVEYALMQAYGEGFELLHEGRFDLDLEAVASVWNNGAVIRSWLLELCEEAFREEGSDLGDVADRIEGGSTGTWTVQEGLEQEVPLPLIYTALAERYSSRADEGRFSRRLANRLRYGFGRHEVKRR, from the coding sequence ATGCAACTGGGCGTAGTCGGACTCGGACGAATGGGCCGGATCGTCGTCGACCGGGTGCTCGCCGCGGGCCACGACGTCGTCGCCTTCGACCTGGACGAGGACGCGATCGACGCGGCGGCCGCCGCGGGGGCTAGCCCCGCCGACTCGATCGACGACCTGTGTGACCAGCTCGGTGACGACAAGCGGATCTGGCTGATGGTTCCTGCGGGCGCGCCCGTCGACGCGAGCCTCGAGACGCTCGAGCCCCGCCTCGAGGCCGCGGACGTGGTCGTCGACGGTGGTAACTCGAACTTCCAGGATACGCTCCGACGCGCCGAGGCGTGCCCGGCGGCGTATCTCGATTGCGGAACGTCTGGCGGCCCCGCCGGCGCCGAACTCGGCTTCTCGCTCATGGTCGGCGGTCCCGAGTGGGCCTACGACGAACTCGTCCCGGCGTTCGACGCCGTGGCGACGGGGCCGGATGGCCACGCCAGGATGGGACCCTCGGGGTCGGGCCACTACGTCAAGATGGTCCACAACGGCGTCGAGTACGCGCTGATGCAGGCCTACGGCGAGGGCTTCGAACTGCTCCACGAGGGCCGGTTCGACCTCGACCTCGAGGCCGTCGCCTCGGTGTGGAACAACGGCGCAGTCATCCGGTCCTGGCTGCTCGAACTCTGCGAGGAGGCGTTCCGCGAGGAGGGGTCCGACCTGGGAGACGTCGCCGACCGGATCGAGGGTGGCTCGACGGGCACCTGGACTGTCCAGGAGGGCCTCGAGCAGGAGGTTCCCCTCCCGCTGATCTACACGGCGCTCGCCGAGCGATACAGTTCGCGGGCGGACGAGGGTCGGTTCTCGAGGCGGCTCGCGAATCGTCTGCGGTACGGGTTCGGTCGCCACGAAGTAAAGCGGCGGTAG
- a CDS encoding DUF1467 domain-containing protein, giving the protein MPTRLLESTRFVTVTSAALVAAGVAISSGLTPSARSLAALCLVSVGLAGVASEVSERPLEGVHRATVRWWTVAFVAFLPYGLVAAPSSEGATAVADSLSATIPLVAFEAGAGSTFLCATAVTALYAMARYGVHPGRPRPEERILVEGDD; this is encoded by the coding sequence ATGCCCACTCGTCTCCTCGAGTCGACGCGGTTCGTGACCGTCACGTCGGCGGCGCTCGTCGCCGCCGGCGTCGCCATCAGCAGCGGTTTGACGCCCTCGGCCCGATCGCTCGCGGCGCTGTGTCTCGTCTCGGTCGGACTCGCCGGCGTCGCGAGCGAGGTGAGCGAGCGTCCGCTCGAGGGCGTTCATCGGGCAACAGTTCGATGGTGGACGGTCGCCTTCGTCGCCTTCCTCCCCTACGGACTCGTGGCAGCGCCTTCGAGCGAGGGAGCGACGGCGGTTGCCGACTCCCTGTCCGCCACGATACCGCTCGTCGCATTCGAAGCCGGTGCCGGGAGCACGTTTCTGTGTGCAACTGCGGTAACGGCGCTCTACGCGATGGCGCGCTACGGCGTCCATCCAGGACGACCACGGCCCGAAGAGCGGATCCTGGTCGAGGGCGACGACTGA
- a CDS encoding putative sulfate/molybdate transporter: protein MIPFSGEHRLDRHAMTVASNRRYLLGIPAGGIPLCHGCDGVAGKYTFGARSGGANVILGRFYLVAAVFASVTLLEAFPLAMLGVLLVVVAVMLGSGVRQSEHLPLSIGIGFLALATNIGIAFVVGIVAHLGYRRVSSGH, encoded by the coding sequence TTGATCCCATTCAGCGGAGAACATCGACTGGATCGACACGCGATGACTGTTGCCTCAAATCGACGGTACCTCCTCGGGATTCCGGCGGGCGGTATCCCGCTGTGTCACGGCTGTGATGGCGTCGCCGGCAAGTACACGTTCGGCGCGCGATCCGGCGGTGCGAACGTTATCTTGGGCAGGTTCTACCTCGTGGCCGCCGTCTTCGCCTCGGTGACCTTGCTCGAGGCGTTTCCGCTGGCGATGCTGGGGGTCTTGCTGGTCGTCGTCGCCGTTATGCTGGGATCGGGTGTTCGCCAGTCCGAACACCTTCCGCTGTCGATCGGAATTGGGTTCCTGGCGCTGGCTACGAACATCGGGATCGCGTTCGTCGTCGGAATCGTCGCTCATCTGGGTTATCGGCGTGTCTCGAGTGGACACTGA
- a CDS encoding metal-dependent hydrolase — protein MWPLGHAALAYLLYSLWTRRHPARVPSAVAVVCVLVGSQFPDLIDKPLAWYATMLPTGRSMAHSLLFLLPVSLVVLAVASRYDRPTYAIAFAIGAFSHLLADIVPALWGAEEFGYLLWPVVPVEPYEEGVPSVLELFYSSLGDPYFLLEFVLAAAALVVWRADGYPGLDLVTDRLERSRDEREHPSR, from the coding sequence ATGTGGCCACTCGGACACGCCGCCCTCGCTTACCTCCTCTACTCGCTCTGGACGCGCCGTCACCCGGCGCGGGTCCCGAGCGCGGTGGCAGTCGTCTGCGTCCTCGTCGGCAGCCAGTTTCCCGACCTGATCGACAAACCGCTCGCCTGGTACGCGACGATGCTCCCGACGGGCCGATCGATGGCGCACTCTCTGCTTTTCTTGCTCCCGGTTTCGCTCGTCGTCCTGGCCGTCGCGAGCCGGTACGATCGTCCGACCTACGCGATCGCCTTCGCCATCGGCGCGTTCTCACACCTCCTCGCCGACATCGTGCCGGCCCTCTGGGGTGCCGAAGAATTCGGGTATCTGTTGTGGCCGGTCGTCCCCGTCGAACCCTACGAAGAGGGCGTACCGAGCGTCCTCGAGTTGTTTTACAGCTCCCTGGGCGACCCCTACTTCCTGCTCGAGTTCGTCCTCGCCGCGGCGGCCCTGGTCGTCTGGCGTGCGGACGGCTATCCAGGACTCGACCTCGTGACGGACCGACTCGAACGGAGCCGAGACGAGCGTGAACACCCTTCGCGCTGA
- a CDS encoding DUF7344 domain-containing protein: MKDTVPKNETIKRVARHVETSVRRSNPVTQVKEPQRNDSTDDRPATTDSPDGPGNAGGRVLETPRQRETATCLLEHGTNEPVKMGALAERVAAREHETTVADLEDRQRKRVYVSLSTSVLPKLDRQGLLEYDKSRGLVYPTDQLQRFRPHLGASAGEPAVATGNVGQ; the protein is encoded by the coding sequence ATGAAAGATACCGTACCCAAGAACGAGACGATCAAGCGAGTTGCACGCCACGTCGAGACGTCGGTGCGCCGTTCCAACCCAGTCACCCAGGTGAAAGAACCCCAGCGGAACGATTCGACGGACGACCGACCGGCTACCACCGACAGCCCTGACGGTCCAGGCAACGCCGGCGGACGAGTCCTGGAGACGCCCCGTCAGCGAGAGACGGCCACCTGTCTGCTCGAACACGGGACGAACGAGCCCGTAAAGATGGGGGCCCTCGCCGAACGGGTTGCCGCCCGGGAACACGAGACGACGGTTGCCGACCTCGAGGACCGCCAGCGAAAGCGAGTATACGTCTCCCTCTCTACGTCGGTCCTCCCGAAACTGGACCGGCAGGGGCTCCTCGAGTACGACAAATCCCGTGGGCTGGTGTACCCGACAGACCAGCTACAGCGATTCCGTCCTCACCTCGGCGCATCGGCAGGTGAGCCGGCGGTGGCTACCGGTAACGTAGGTCAGTAA
- a CDS encoding metallophosphoesterase, giving the protein MLAIFSDTHSTGGHHLEGAALEAAREADAVVHAGDFTTVETLEAFRSLCPVFYPVHGNADNVTVTEQLPPVRIVDCEGIRIAVTHRRDGGDVGLAMFGRSREADVVVSGHTHRPSVVDAEGVLLLNPGSHAQPRGNRPGFATLERGKDGTVRGELREPDGTLLESFALERENRSE; this is encoded by the coding sequence ATGCTCGCCATCTTCTCCGATACTCACAGCACCGGCGGTCACCACCTCGAGGGTGCGGCGCTCGAGGCCGCCCGCGAGGCCGACGCCGTGGTCCACGCCGGCGACTTCACTACGGTAGAGACTCTCGAGGCGTTTCGCTCGCTCTGCCCCGTCTTCTATCCCGTTCACGGCAACGCCGACAACGTTACCGTCACCGAACAGCTACCGCCCGTTCGGATCGTCGACTGCGAGGGAATCCGGATCGCGGTCACGCACCGTCGCGACGGCGGCGATGTCGGTCTGGCGATGTTCGGCCGCTCGCGCGAGGCGGACGTCGTCGTCTCGGGACACACGCATCGCCCGTCGGTCGTCGACGCCGAGGGCGTCCTGTTGCTCAATCCCGGGAGCCACGCCCAGCCACGCGGAAACCGGCCGGGGTTTGCGACGCTCGAGCGAGGTAAGGACGGGACGGTTCGTGGCGAACTTCGAGAACCGGACGGCACGCTGCTTGAATCGTTTGCGCTCGAGCGCGAAAACAGGAGTGAGTGA
- a CDS encoding GNAT family N-acetyltransferase: protein MTGRQRRVYPDEPAGPFPTPPTTYTDPEGRDIEIDPLDGGTGPEPADGALEALTRMYVQFDPADRAQGIPPTGEERIRQWLEPLLEDGINVVARHEEGVIGHATLVPDVDDPETIEDLSEIEWELAIFVLQAYQRGGIGTQLLEHLLGEAADRGVEWVWLTVERWNGPAIALYERVGFELCGAESFEQEMSIHIV from the coding sequence ATGACGGGGAGACAACGACGAGTGTACCCGGACGAACCGGCAGGTCCGTTTCCGACGCCGCCGACGACCTACACCGATCCAGAGGGGCGAGACATCGAGATCGACCCTCTCGACGGCGGTACCGGACCCGAACCGGCCGACGGAGCGCTCGAGGCGCTCACCCGAATGTACGTACAGTTCGACCCCGCCGACCGCGCCCAGGGGATTCCACCGACCGGCGAGGAGCGCATCCGCCAGTGGCTCGAGCCGTTGCTCGAGGACGGGATCAACGTCGTCGCGCGACACGAGGAGGGGGTGATCGGTCACGCGACGCTGGTTCCGGACGTCGACGATCCGGAGACGATCGAGGACCTGAGCGAGATCGAGTGGGAGCTGGCGATCTTCGTCCTGCAGGCCTACCAGCGCGGCGGCATTGGAACGCAGTTGCTCGAGCACCTCCTCGGGGAGGCTGCCGACCGCGGCGTCGAGTGGGTCTGGCTCACCGTCGAACGCTGGAACGGCCCGGCCATCGCGCTGTACGAACGCGTCGGCTTCGAACTGTGTGGAGCCGAGAGCTTCGAACAGGAGATGTCGATCCACATCGTGTAA
- a CDS encoding pyridoxal phosphate-dependent aminotransferase gives MTRSLEPAERVQAVGPSGIRRFFEIAEERDDVISLGVGEPDFSAPWAARDAAIQSLERGKTSYTANRGMYDLREAISRHVADRFGLAYDPDAEVLVTAGASEAVDLAFRAFVDAGDTVAVAQPAYISYGPGVIFAGGEVLPVRTREEDDFRLTVEALEAAGAEAADLLVMCYPNNPTGAVMTRTDLEPITEFAREHDLAVLSDEIYAELTYDERDADASPGTATHASIATLPGMRERTIVCNGFSKAHAMTGLRLGYALGPGGAIGAMNRVHQYGMLSAPTTAQYAALEALDSCANDVEAMVDQYGRRRRFVISRFREIGMPCFEAKGAFYVFPEVPNGWDGSANDFAERLLRERGVAVVPGDVFGVGGEGHLRVSYATGLEDLREALARIESFVEEHV, from the coding sequence ATGACCAGGAGCCTCGAGCCAGCCGAACGCGTCCAGGCGGTCGGCCCTTCGGGTATCCGTCGCTTCTTCGAAATTGCCGAGGAGCGCGACGACGTCATCTCCCTGGGCGTCGGCGAACCCGACTTCTCCGCACCGTGGGCGGCGCGGGACGCCGCCATCCAGTCACTCGAGCGGGGGAAGACCTCCTACACGGCCAACCGCGGCATGTACGACCTTCGCGAGGCCATCTCGAGGCACGTTGCCGATCGCTTCGGCCTCGCGTACGATCCCGACGCGGAGGTTCTCGTCACTGCGGGCGCGAGCGAGGCCGTCGACCTGGCCTTTCGGGCGTTCGTCGACGCCGGCGATACCGTCGCCGTGGCTCAGCCGGCGTACATCTCCTACGGACCGGGCGTGATCTTCGCAGGCGGGGAGGTCCTCCCCGTGCGGACGCGGGAGGAGGACGACTTCCGGCTCACAGTCGAGGCGCTCGAGGCAGCCGGAGCCGAGGCTGCGGACCTGCTCGTCATGTGCTATCCGAACAACCCGACCGGCGCCGTGATGACGCGGACTGATCTCGAGCCCATTACCGAGTTCGCCCGCGAGCACGACCTCGCGGTCCTCTCGGACGAAATTTACGCCGAGTTGACTTACGACGAGCGCGACGCCGACGCGAGTCCCGGCACCGCCACCCACGCGTCCATCGCGACGCTTCCGGGCATGCGCGAGCGCACCATCGTCTGCAACGGGTTCTCGAAGGCCCACGCGATGACCGGGTTGCGACTGGGCTACGCGCTCGGTCCCGGCGGGGCGATCGGTGCGATGAACCGCGTCCACCAGTACGGCATGCTCTCGGCGCCGACGACCGCCCAGTACGCGGCCCTCGAGGCGCTCGATTCCTGTGCGAACGACGTCGAGGCGATGGTCGACCAGTACGGCCGCCGGCGCCGGTTCGTCATCTCGCGGTTTCGCGAGATCGGAATGCCGTGTTTCGAGGCGAAAGGGGCGTTCTACGTCTTCCCCGAGGTGCCCAACGGGTGGGACGGGAGCGCGAATGACTTCGCCGAGCGACTCCTCCGCGAGCGCGGCGTCGCGGTCGTCCCCGGTGACGTCTTCGGCGTCGGCGGCGAGGGCCACCTCCGGGTTTCGTACGCGACGGGCCTCGAGGACCTACGCGAGGCGCTGGCGCGGATCGAGTCGTTCGTCGAGGAGCACGTCTGA